From the Arvicola amphibius chromosome 2, mArvAmp1.2, whole genome shotgun sequence genome, one window contains:
- the LOC119808216 gene encoding zinc finger protein 431-like → MNAVTFDDVHIDFTWEEWTLLHPFQKNLYEDVMLETYRNLTIIGYSWEDHNTEKHSPWSRRYERHEKSQIGGISYVYPQSIKAVACDSHLQSQKRTHTGEKSFECNQCGKTFARHSHLQMHKRTHTGEKPYECTQCGKAFSGISTLHRHIRTHTGEKPYECNQCGKAFSRNSNLEIHKRIHTGEKPYECTQCSKVFVCYNSLRIHERMHTGEKPYECTQCGKTFARHSHLQMHKRTHTGEKPYECTHCGKAFAYISTFHTHIRTHTGEKPYECNQCGKAFASHRNLEIHKRIHTGEKPYECNQCGKAFVCYNSLQIHERTHTGEKPYECDQCGKAFACHSHLQIHKRTHTGEKPYECTQCGKAFSGISTLRRHIRTHTGEKPYECNQCGKAFARHSNLEIHKRTHTGEKPYECNQCSKAFVYYSSLRIHKRMHTGEKPYECNQCGKAFTCHSHLQMHKRTHTGEKPYECNQCGKFFASQSHLQIHKITHTGEKPYKCTQCDKAFTYRSVLQRHKKTHTGEKPYQCIQCYKVFACIGTLQRHIRTHPG, encoded by the exons AATGCAGTGACCTTTGATGATGTGCATATTGATTTCACTTGGGAAGAATGGACTTTACTGCATCCTTTCCAGAAGAATCTCTATGAAGATGTTatgctggagacctacaggaaCCTCACTATTATAG GATACAGTTGGGAAGACCATAATACTGAAAAGCATTCTCCATGGTCTAGAAGATatgaaag GCATGAAAAAAGTCAAATTGGAGGGATATCTTATGTATACCCTCAAAGTATTAAAGCCGTTGCATGCGACAGTCATCTTCAAAGTcagaaaagaacacatactggagagaaatcctttgaatgtaatcagtgtggtaaaaccTTTGCAcgtcacagtcatcttcaaatgcataaaagaacacatactggagaaaaaccttatgaatgtactcagtgtggtaaagccttttcagGTATCAGTACTCTTCATAGACATataagaacccatactggagagaaaccctacgaatgcaatcagtgtggtaaagccttttccCGTAACAGTAATCTTgaaatacataaaagaatacatactggagagaaaccctatgaatgtactCAGTGTAGTAAAGTCTTTGTATGTTACAATAGTCTTCGAATACATGAAAGAatgcatactggagagaaaccctatgaatgtactCAGTGTGGTAAAACCTTTGCAAGgcacagtcatcttcaaatgcataaaagaacccacactggagaaaaaccttatgaatgtactcattgtggtaaagcctttgcatataTCAGTACTTTTCATACCCATataagaacccatactggagagaaaccctacgaatgcaatcagtgtggtaaagcgtTTGCCAGTCACCGAAATCTTgaaatacataaaagaatacatactggagagaaaccctatgaatgtaatcagtgtggtaaagcctttgtatgTTACAATAGTCTCCaaatacatgaaagaacacatactggagagaaaccctatgaatgtgatcagtgtggtaaagcctttgcatgtcacagtcatcttcaaattcataaaagaacacatactggagaaaaaccttatgaatgtaCTCAGTGTGGCAAAGCCTTTTCAGGTATCAGTACTCTCCGTAGACatataagaacacatactggagagaaaccctatgaatgtaatcagtgtggtaaagcctttgctcgTCACAGTAATCttgaaatacataaaagaacgcatactggagagaaaccctatgaatgtaatcagtgtagTAAAGCCTTTGTATATTATAGTAGTCTCCGAATACATAAAAGAatgcatactggagagaaaccctatgaatgtaatcagtgtggtaaagcctttacatgtcacagtcatcttcaaatgcataaaagaacacatactggagagaaaccctatgaatgtaatcagtgtggtaaattCTTTGCAAGTCAGAGTCATCTTCAGATTCATAAAataacacatactggagagaaaccctataaatgtactCAGTGTGATAAAGCCTTTACATATCGCAGTGttcttcaaaggcataaaaaaacacatactggagagaaaccctatcaatgTATTCAGTGTTATAAAGTCTTTGCGTGTATTGGTACTCTACAAAGGCATATAAGAACACATCCTGGATAG